From the Patescibacteria group bacterium genome, one window contains:
- a CDS encoding DNA polymerase ligase N-terminal domain-containing protein, whose product MMLDKYKQKRDFKKTSEPKAKVKKTNFSRFVVQKHQARNLHYDFRLEMEGALKSWAVPKGVPGKKGIKRLAVRVEDHPVDYINFFGVIPEGEYGAGIVEIWDKGKWELVEGSLKSGSFKFNLLGKKLKGQYVLVRFKDKKNWLIYKT is encoded by the coding sequence TTGATAAGTATAAGCAAAAACGGGATTTTAAAAAAACCTCGGAACCGAAGGCCAAAGTTAAAAAAACCAATTTTTCCCGTTTTGTTGTCCAGAAACATCAAGCTCGCAACCTGCATTATGATTTCAGGCTAGAGATGGAGGGCGCGCTAAAGTCCTGGGCCGTGCCCAAGGGCGTACCAGGGAAAAAAGGAATAAAAAGATTAGCGGTTCGGGTGGAAGATCATCCGGTTGATTACATTAATTTTTTTGGTGTCATTCCCGAAGGGGAATACGGAGCGGGGATAGTGGAAATTTGGGACAAGGGAAAATGGGAATTAGTTGAAGGTAGTTTAAAAAGTGGAAGTTTTAAATTTAATTTGCTTGGCAAAAAATTAAAAGGCCAATATGTCTTAGTGCGGTTCAAGGATAAAAAGAATTGGCTGATTTATAAAACATAA